In a genomic window of Staphylococcus taiwanensis:
- a CDS encoding LysM peptidoglycan-binding domain-containing protein: protein MNKKILATAVIGTGALSTLFAHQAEASTTHTVRSGESLWSISNHYGITVSKLKSLNGLSSNLIFPNQVLKVSGSSSYSNRSYYGNSGSTYTVKYGDNLSSIASRYGTTYRHIMDLNGLNSFIIYPGQKLKVSGTASSNSHAYHNSSANQSSSTYTVQYGDSLSLIASKYNTTYQHIMRLNGLSNFFIYPGQKLRVSGSAPANSYGTRSVQSNYYSPVFNHRNLYDWGQCTWHVFNRRAAIGKGISTYWWNANNWANAAARDGYRIDYNPTVGSIAQSSAGYYGHVAFVERVNSNGSILVSEMNFSASPGILTYRTIPAYQVRSYKFIH from the coding sequence ATGAATAAAAAAATTCTAGCAACAGCAGTAATAGGGACAGGAGCACTAAGTACATTATTTGCTCATCAAGCTGAAGCATCAACAACGCACACAGTTCGAAGTGGTGAATCATTATGGTCAATTTCAAATCATTATGGCATCACAGTATCTAAATTAAAATCATTAAATGGCTTATCATCAAATCTTATATTTCCAAATCAAGTATTAAAAGTATCAGGCTCTTCTAGTTATTCAAACCGTTCATATTATGGTAATTCAGGTAGTACATATACAGTGAAATATGGAGATAATTTATCTTCAATTGCTAGTCGATATGGAACAACATATCGTCACATTATGGATTTGAATGGTTTAAATAGTTTCATTATTTATCCAGGTCAAAAATTAAAAGTGTCTGGAACAGCTAGCTCAAATTCACATGCATATCATAACTCAAGTGCTAATCAATCAAGTAGTACATATACTGTTCAATATGGTGATTCATTATCGCTCATTGCATCGAAATATAATACGACTTATCAACACATTATGCGTTTGAATGGTTTAAGTAATTTCTTTATTTATCCAGGTCAAAAGTTAAGAGTTAGCGGTTCAGCACCAGCTAATTCATATGGAACACGCTCTGTACAATCAAATTATTATTCACCAGTATTCAATCATAGAAACCTATATGATTGGGGGCAATGTACATGGCATGTATTTAATCGTCGTGCGGCAATTGGTAAAGGTATTAGTACATATTGGTGGAATGCAAACAACTGGGCTAACGCAGCAGCTAGAGATGGTTATAGAATAGACTATAATCCAACTGTAGGGTCTATTGCTCAATCAAGTGCTGGTTACTATGGTCATGTTGCTTTTGTAGAAAGAGTGAACAGTAACGGTAGTATTTTAGTTTCAGAAATGAACTTTAGTGCGAGTCCAGGAATTTTAACATATCGTACAATTCCTGCTTATCAAGTACGTAGTTATAAATTTATTCATTAA
- a CDS encoding phosphatase PAP2 family protein — MKQKIEITPWITVPMFMIGLIIFIIVGISVKTNTLFIQSVDLGSLHWLTQHIGEPERHFGSHFWQNVMTLCAEIGEVKSVIYITVVLALILLFKHYRLSLWIIFTIGTGTLLNYLIKQMIERPRPYNHLLRDHGYSFPSGHSNASTLLALILLIVVIPMIKIKAIQIIANIVTTMVWIGILCCRLYFHAHYITDVVGGVSLGMLWVALYLMILPLFYFNFPKKTAKHI, encoded by the coding sequence ATGAAACAAAAAATAGAAATCACACCTTGGATAACGGTACCTATGTTCATGATTGGGTTAATTATTTTTATAATTGTAGGCATAAGTGTGAAAACGAATACGTTATTCATTCAAAGTGTCGATTTAGGTTCACTACATTGGCTTACGCAACATATCGGAGAACCAGAACGACATTTTGGAAGTCACTTTTGGCAAAATGTAATGACATTGTGTGCTGAAATTGGTGAAGTTAAATCTGTTATATATATTACAGTAGTTTTAGCACTCATTTTATTATTTAAGCATTATCGATTATCTTTATGGATTATTTTTACAATAGGAACAGGAACATTATTAAATTATTTGATTAAACAAATGATAGAAAGACCACGTCCCTATAATCATCTATTGAGAGATCATGGCTATTCATTTCCAAGTGGCCATTCTAATGCGAGCACGTTACTCGCTTTAATACTGCTTATCGTTGTGATACCTATGATAAAGATTAAAGCGATACAAATCATTGCGAATATAGTAACGACAATGGTGTGGATAGGTATATTATGTTGTCGCTTATATTTTCATGCACACTATATTACAGATGTTGTAGGGGGCGTATCGCTAGGTATGCTATGGGTTGCATTATATCTGATGATATTACCACTGTTTTACTTTAATTTTCCGAAAAAGACTGCAAAGCATATATAG
- a CDS encoding cysteine synthase family protein produces MIAYDLIGQTPLVLLESFSDDNVQIYAKLEQFNPGGSIKDRLGKYLVEKAIEEGRVSKGDTIVEATAGNTGIGLAIAANRYQLKCVIFAPEGFSEEKISIMRALGADIKRTRRDKGMIGAQQEARAYADANGAVYMNQFETEHNPAAYTHTLGKQLTDALPHIDYFVAGAGSGGTFTGVAQHLQHYNVKNVIVEPEGSVLNGGEAHAHDIEGIGSEKWPIFLERALVDDIITVSDKDGFENVKRLAQQEGLLVGSSSGAALQGALEIKKHIDKGVIVTIFPDGSDRYMSKKIFEYKGE; encoded by the coding sequence ATGATTGCATATGACTTAATAGGACAAACGCCACTTGTATTGTTGGAAAGTTTTAGTGATGATAATGTACAAATTTATGCAAAGCTAGAACAATTTAATCCAGGTGGTAGTATCAAAGACCGCTTAGGCAAATACTTAGTTGAAAAAGCCATTGAGGAAGGTCGTGTTTCCAAAGGTGATACGATTGTTGAAGCAACTGCTGGCAATACAGGTATAGGATTAGCCATCGCTGCTAACCGCTACCAATTGAAATGTGTCATTTTTGCGCCTGAAGGCTTTTCAGAAGAGAAGATATCCATTATGCGTGCGCTTGGTGCCGACATAAAACGTACGCGTCGCGATAAAGGTATGATAGGTGCCCAGCAAGAGGCGCGTGCATATGCGGATGCGAATGGTGCGGTTTATATGAATCAGTTTGAAACGGAGCATAACCCAGCAGCTTATACGCATACATTAGGCAAGCAATTAACTGATGCGTTGCCACACATTGATTATTTTGTTGCAGGTGCAGGCTCTGGTGGCACGTTTACGGGTGTCGCTCAACATTTACAGCATTACAATGTAAAGAATGTGATTGTTGAACCCGAAGGCTCAGTATTAAATGGTGGAGAAGCTCATGCTCATGATATCGAAGGAATTGGTTCTGAGAAATGGCCTATCTTTTTAGAACGTGCTTTAGTAGATGACATTATCACGGTGAGTGATAAAGATGGCTTTGAAAATGTAAAACGTTTAGCCCAACAAGAAGGGTTACTTGTAGGTAGTTCGTCAGGGGCAGCACTACAAGGTGCTTTAGAAATTAAAAAACACATCGACAAGGGCGTTATCGTAACGATTTTTCCAGATGGAAGCGACCGTTATATGTCGAAAAAAATATTTGAATATAAAGGAGAATAA
- a CDS encoding sodium-dependent transporter: MSSQSQWKTSTGFILASAGSAIGLGAMWKFPYMAGIYGGGAFLLLFLLFTIFVGLPLLIMEFTVGKMGRTYTTKIYSKLTGKKWLNIIGWNGNLAVFILFGFYSVIGGWIIIYIGNVILQMLSIEKTSLTSINFEAIISNPWLTVLGQGIFIFLTMIIVMLGVEQGLEKASKVMMPLLFIFLIIVVVKSLTLDGAIDGVRYILQPRLEDISMKGVLFALGQSFFTLSLGTTGMITYASYAPKEMTIKSSAISIVVMNILVSVLAGLAIFPALKTFGYQPQEGPGLLFKVLPLVFSQMGFGIVFYFIFLILFLFAALTSSISLLELNVSNFTKNDNTKRKSVAFIASILVLIISIPATLSFSSLSGLKFGAGTIFDNMDFVVSNILMPLGALGTTLVVGQLLDKEALKESFGRDKFKFFAPWYFLIKFIMPAVIILVFIVQLF, translated from the coding sequence ATGAGCAGCCAATCACAATGGAAAACGTCAACTGGATTCATCTTAGCAAGTGCTGGTTCAGCAATTGGACTAGGCGCAATGTGGAAATTTCCATATATGGCAGGGATATATGGTGGCGGTGCGTTCTTACTATTGTTCTTATTATTTACAATATTTGTAGGACTACCACTATTAATTATGGAATTTACTGTAGGTAAAATGGGACGAACTTACACTACAAAAATATATAGTAAATTAACTGGTAAAAAATGGCTGAATATTATTGGATGGAATGGTAATTTAGCAGTATTTATATTATTTGGCTTCTATAGTGTTATCGGCGGTTGGATTATTATTTATATCGGTAATGTGATCTTACAAATGCTATCGATTGAGAAAACATCACTTACAAGTATTAATTTTGAAGCAATTATTAGTAACCCTTGGTTAACTGTATTAGGACAGGGGATTTTTATCTTTTTAACCATGATTATTGTGATGTTAGGTGTTGAACAAGGACTCGAAAAAGCGTCTAAAGTGATGATGCCTCTATTATTTATTTTCTTAATCATTGTAGTTGTTAAATCGTTAACTTTAGACGGTGCGATAGACGGCGTGCGTTATATTTTACAACCAAGATTAGAAGATATATCTATGAAAGGTGTACTATTTGCGTTAGGTCAATCTTTCTTTACATTATCATTGGGAACAACAGGGATGATTACGTATGCGAGTTACGCCCCTAAAGAAATGACAATTAAATCATCTGCTATTTCAATAGTGGTTATGAATATTCTCGTATCGGTATTAGCTGGTTTAGCCATTTTCCCCGCTTTAAAAACGTTTGGCTATCAACCCCAAGAAGGACCAGGTTTATTATTTAAAGTCTTACCGTTAGTCTTTAGTCAAATGGGCTTTGGCATAGTATTTTACTTTATCTTTTTAATACTATTCTTATTTGCAGCGTTAACATCATCTATTTCATTATTAGAACTTAACGTTTCCAACTTTACGAAGAATGATAATACAAAACGTAAATCCGTTGCGTTTATCGCAAGTATTTTAGTATTAATCATCAGTATTCCGGCAACATTATCATTTAGTAGTTTAAGTGGTTTGAAATTTGGGGCAGGTACAATTTTTGATAATATGGATTTTGTTGTTTCTAATATATTAATGCCTTTAGGTGCACTTGGAACAACGCTTGTGGTAGGTCAATTATTAGATAAAGAAGCATTAAAAGAAAGCTTCGGACGCGATAAGTTTAAGTTCTTTGCACCTTGGTATTTTTTAATTAAATTTATTATGCCGGCAGTTATTATATTAGTTTTTATAGTGCAATTATTTTAG
- a CDS encoding bifunctional cystathionine gamma-lyase/homocysteine desulfhydrase has translation MKKKTQMIHGGHTTDDFTGAVTTPIYQTSTYLQDDIGDLRQGYEYSRTANPTRTSVESVIANLENGKHGFAFGSGMAAISAVIMLLDKGDHLILNSDVYGGTYRALTKVFTRYGIDVDFVDTTHIENVKDYIKPETKMLYVETPSNPLLRVTDIKRTAEIAKAHNLISVVDNTFMTPYYQNPLDFGIDIVLHSATKYLGGHSDVVAGLVATADDKLGERLAFISNSTGGVLGPQDSYLLVRGIKTLGLRMEQINRNVEGIVEMLQNHPAVQQVFHPSIKDHLNHDIHVAQASGHTGVIAFEVKDTEAAKQLIRETNYFTLAESLGAVESLISVPALMTHASIPADVRAKEGITDGLVRLSIGIEDTDDLVEDLKQAIDSLN, from the coding sequence ATGAAGAAAAAAACACAAATGATTCATGGTGGACATACGACAGATGATTTCACAGGTGCAGTAACAACACCTATTTATCAAACAAGCACGTATTTACAAGATGATATTGGTGATTTAAGACAGGGTTATGAATATTCTCGTACAGCTAATCCAACGCGTACTTCTGTTGAAAGTGTTATTGCTAATTTAGAGAATGGTAAACATGGCTTTGCATTTGGATCAGGTATGGCTGCAATTAGTGCAGTAATTATGTTATTAGATAAAGGTGATCACCTTATTTTAAATTCTGACGTATATGGTGGTACTTATCGTGCATTAACAAAAGTCTTCACGCGTTATGGTATCGATGTTGATTTCGTTGATACAACACATATCGAAAATGTAAAAGACTACATTAAACCTGAAACTAAAATGTTATATGTAGAAACACCTTCAAATCCATTATTACGTGTAACGGATATTAAGCGTACGGCTGAAATTGCGAAAGCGCATAACTTAATTTCAGTAGTAGATAACACATTTATGACACCTTATTATCAAAATCCATTAGATTTTGGTATTGATATTGTGTTACATTCTGCAACTAAATATTTAGGCGGACATAGTGATGTTGTTGCAGGTTTAGTAGCTACAGCAGATGATAAACTAGGTGAACGTTTAGCCTTTATTTCAAATTCAACTGGTGGTGTACTTGGACCACAAGACAGCTACTTATTAGTGCGTGGTATTAAAACACTAGGTTTACGTATGGAACAAATTAATCGTAACGTAGAAGGTATTGTTGAGATGTTACAAAATCATCCTGCAGTACAACAAGTATTCCATCCAAGTATTAAAGATCACTTGAATCATGATATACATGTTGCTCAAGCTAGCGGTCATACGGGTGTCATTGCCTTTGAAGTAAAAGATACAGAAGCAGCTAAACAACTTATTCGTGAAACAAACTACTTCACATTAGCTGAGAGCCTTGGTGCAGTAGAAAGCTTAATTTCGGTACCAGCATTGATGACACATGCATCAATCCCAGCAGACGTACGTGCTAAAGAAGGTATCACTGATGGCTTAGTACGTTTATCAATTGGTATTGAAGACACTGATGATTTAGTTGAAGATTTAAAACAAGCCATTGATTCATTAAACTAA
- a CDS encoding pentapeptide repeat-containing protein, with product MTSKADLSLSVFTNEHYKNVSYTNSTFRNAMYDDLEINKSRFKNCNFSEGIFKNVHTVSNSKLINCDFNSSIFVNINFFKTLMKNIDYSVTTFDDSQFNALSIETTYFKDCSLRNVTFKDVVFKKVYFENVALDLCHFENVKLKDCTFKNVSINNSAIPEKLLKVLRKQDVKFENM from the coding sequence ATGACATCAAAGGCAGATTTATCTTTATCCGTATTTACCAACGAACATTATAAAAATGTATCATACACAAATAGCACCTTCAGAAATGCCATGTATGATGATTTGGAAATTAATAAAAGTCGCTTTAAAAACTGCAATTTTTCTGAAGGCATATTTAAAAATGTTCATACCGTTTCAAACTCTAAACTTATTAACTGTGATTTTAATAGCAGTATTTTCGTGAATATTAATTTCTTCAAGACATTAATGAAAAATATCGATTATAGCGTAACTACTTTTGACGATAGTCAATTCAATGCGTTATCTATTGAAACAACTTATTTTAAAGATTGTAGTTTACGAAATGTTACTTTCAAAGATGTCGTATTTAAAAAAGTATATTTTGAAAATGTCGCATTGGATTTGTGTCATTTTGAAAATGTAAAACTTAAAGATTGTACATTTAAAAATGTATCTATTAATAACTCTGCAATTCCTGAAAAATTATTAAAAGTGTTACGCAAACAGGATGTAAAATTTGAGAATATGTAA
- a CDS encoding patatin-like phospholipase family protein, which yields MTMTKGRTLVLGGGGITGIAWESGVLAGLLDNGVTVDQADKIIGTSAGSFVGAVLANGYDMRDYYYELDERRDANDRATMSSDIYRLWQNAFVVGRDDAKKVGQMMGDIVYTRPSHVDLNERKQAIRQRLGDVVWQDNLEITAINAKTGATGMFNSKSGVTLEDAVTASGAVPGIWPHIRLNNSDWIDGGMISPTNAMLAEGADTIIIIAPLADGLGMMPGAYDDAEKLSQHSHVLVIRPDSKSQAEIGDNIYNPTNILKIGNAGYLQGQALAQHIHKDYSEWVTQK from the coding sequence ATGACAATGACAAAGGGTCGTACATTAGTATTAGGTGGAGGCGGCATTACTGGTATTGCTTGGGAATCTGGTGTGTTAGCAGGCCTATTAGACAACGGTGTGACAGTAGATCAAGCTGATAAAATAATAGGAACGTCAGCAGGTTCATTCGTGGGAGCAGTACTGGCTAATGGATATGATATGCGAGATTATTATTATGAATTAGATGAAAGACGTGACGCAAACGATCGCGCCACAATGTCTTCGGATATTTATCGCCTATGGCAAAATGCTTTTGTAGTTGGACGTGATGATGCGAAAAAAGTAGGACAAATGATGGGAGATATTGTATATACAAGACCTTCTCATGTCGATTTAAATGAACGTAAACAAGCAATTAGACAACGATTAGGTGATGTCGTTTGGCAAGATAATTTAGAAATTACCGCCATTAATGCCAAAACCGGTGCAACAGGAATGTTTAATTCAAAAAGTGGTGTCACACTTGAAGATGCTGTGACAGCGAGTGGTGCAGTTCCAGGTATTTGGCCACATATTCGTTTAAATAATAGTGATTGGATTGACGGTGGTATGATTTCACCAACGAATGCGATGTTAGCAGAGGGTGCTGATACAATTATTATTATCGCACCGTTAGCTGATGGCTTAGGTATGATGCCGGGCGCATATGATGATGCTGAAAAGCTAAGTCAACATAGCCATGTTTTAGTTATTCGTCCAGATAGTAAAAGCCAAGCAGAAATTGGAGATAATATATACAACCCCACTAACATTTTAAAAATTGGTAATGCAGGTTATTTACAAGGTCAAGCACTCGCTCAACATATACATAAGGACTATAGTGAGTGGGTTACACAGAAATAA
- a CDS encoding alpha/beta fold hydrolase codes for MKVKSPRPIHLKGTRNEAVLLLHSFTGTIRDVKSLATVLNNEGYTCYAPNYSGHGLPLDQFTQFTVYDWWNDVLAGYQFLKEEGYETIYATGVSLGGLFTLKLAETVDVAKIAVMSAPSEKEEAGIAWRLERYGKRMNELLNLDETTAQAQLQQIEAYRPNIKVFKDFISNITAHLGDIQTPARILYGEKDEQSYQDSAHYIFEHINSREKDLTNHSLCKHLMTHGDGSEDVEKEIAEFFMSN; via the coding sequence ATGAAAGTGAAATCACCAAGACCAATCCATCTTAAAGGTACACGAAATGAAGCAGTGCTTTTATTACATTCATTTACAGGTACAATTCGCGATGTTAAATCATTAGCGACTGTACTAAATAATGAAGGTTATACATGCTATGCGCCCAATTATAGTGGCCATGGTCTTCCACTTGATCAATTTACGCAATTTACAGTTTATGATTGGTGGAATGATGTGCTAGCGGGCTATCAATTTTTAAAAGAAGAAGGTTATGAAACGATTTATGCGACTGGCGTATCATTGGGTGGTTTATTTACATTGAAATTAGCAGAAACAGTCGATGTCGCTAAAATTGCGGTCATGTCTGCACCAAGTGAAAAAGAAGAAGCGGGTATTGCCTGGCGTTTAGAACGTTATGGTAAACGCATGAATGAATTGCTAAATCTTGATGAAACAACAGCCCAAGCACAATTACAACAAATTGAAGCTTATCGTCCTAATATTAAAGTGTTTAAAGATTTCATTTCAAACATCACTGCACACTTAGGAGATATCCAAACACCAGCTAGAATTCTTTATGGTGAAAAAGACGAACAATCATATCAAGATAGTGCACATTATATTTTTGAACATATCAACAGCCGAGAGAAAGACCTAACGAATCACTCATTATGTAAACATCTTATGACGCATGGTGACGGTAGTGAGGATGTTGAAAAAGAGATTGCTGAATTTTTCATGTCTAATTAA
- a CDS encoding NUDIX domain-containing protein produces MIKCVCLVEETKDQILLVQVRHREKYYFPGGKIDEGESQLEAIQREVKEELRLDFTQDDFTYIGTVVGEAYPQQDTLTELNGFKVNRQIDWSNVEIDNEITDIKWFDKSDTTYIAPAVIKWIETFSERK; encoded by the coding sequence ATGATAAAGTGTGTCTGCCTAGTAGAAGAAACAAAAGACCAAATTTTATTAGTACAAGTACGTCATAGAGAAAAGTATTATTTCCCGGGTGGTAAAATTGATGAAGGTGAATCGCAACTAGAAGCTATACAACGAGAAGTAAAAGAAGAGTTGCGATTAGACTTTACTCAAGATGACTTTACCTATATTGGTACAGTAGTTGGAGAGGCATATCCTCAACAAGATACGTTGACTGAGCTAAACGGTTTTAAAGTAAATCGTCAGATTGATTGGTCAAATGTGGAAATTGACAATGAAATTACAGATATTAAGTGGTTTGATAAATCTGATACAACATACATTGCACCAGCTGTTATCAAATGGATTGAAACATTTTCAGAGAGAAAGTAG
- a CDS encoding GNAT family N-acetyltransferase, producing MNIRPYTTEDQPFIDKFENLIEDRKFTRTPGHNIALAKDDVERHPTLVFEDGECVGYFTLHEGKGVEPYSENEQAIFFRSFSIDVKYRGRGVGKQVIEILPQYIKKSFPHINEIVLTVNTDNKKAIQLYKQAQYTYIGDTVLEGRPVHIMSYQI from the coding sequence TTGAATATACGACCATATACCACTGAAGATCAACCCTTCATAGATAAATTTGAAAATTTAATAGAAGATCGAAAGTTTACAAGAACGCCGGGTCACAATATAGCGCTGGCAAAAGACGATGTAGAACGACATCCAACATTAGTATTTGAAGATGGCGAGTGTGTGGGCTATTTTACATTACACGAAGGTAAAGGTGTTGAACCGTATAGTGAAAACGAACAGGCTATATTTTTTCGCTCATTTAGTATAGATGTGAAATATCGTGGTAGAGGGGTCGGTAAACAAGTCATTGAAATATTGCCACAATATATTAAAAAATCATTTCCACATATTAATGAAATTGTATTAACAGTCAATACGGATAATAAAAAGGCAATCCAATTGTACAAACAAGCACAATATACCTATATAGGCGATACAGTATTAGAAGGCCGACCTGTACATATTATGAGTTACCAAATATAA
- a CDS encoding YibE/F family protein, which produces MDIKKQSNSQHRLINRVILAIGIIFLGIFIFTFFNAPFYNTPIGKITHVETGKAQKVVDEQHNTDYKYKQHLTLTILNGKYKGQSTTVDNTYVKSQADSEHFSKNNKVLMHIQNNPKDATILEKKRDSLTVAVVGIFVMSLLLVGRNVGLQSILSLVFNTGAVIAAIAIHDKHPSVNLFLLMSGTIILATIVTLLLVTGWHTRTWITIAGTLIGTFLSIGITQLIIQLTDGNGIKYETMSFLTLPPKDVFLASVLIGSLGAVMDVAITISSGMYEILQRTPDISLSRWALAGRNIGQDIMGTMTNILLFSYLSGSLAMFLIYLKNANTITYTISMNWSLEIARALTGGIGIVLTIPVTIGLMVLWLKWRGVTR; this is translated from the coding sequence ATGGATATAAAGAAACAAAGTAATTCACAACATCGTCTGATAAATCGCGTCATACTAGCGATTGGCATAATATTTTTAGGTATCTTCATTTTCACCTTTTTTAATGCACCTTTCTACAACACGCCTATTGGAAAGATTACTCACGTAGAGACCGGTAAGGCACAAAAAGTAGTCGACGAACAACATAATACGGATTACAAGTACAAACAACATTTAACATTAACGATATTAAACGGTAAATATAAAGGTCAATCTACAACTGTTGATAATACATATGTTAAATCACAAGCTGACTCAGAACATTTTAGTAAAAATAATAAAGTTTTAATGCACATCCAGAATAATCCTAAAGATGCGACCATATTAGAGAAAAAACGTGACAGCCTTACTGTGGCTGTTGTAGGTATCTTTGTCATGTCTCTCCTCTTAGTAGGACGCAATGTAGGTTTACAATCGATTCTATCACTTGTCTTTAATACTGGAGCCGTGATTGCAGCGATTGCGATTCATGATAAACACCCATCAGTCAATTTATTCTTGCTAATGAGTGGCACGATTATACTTGCTACTATTGTGACTCTCCTATTAGTAACGGGCTGGCACACGCGGACATGGATTACCATTGCTGGCACACTGATAGGCACTTTTTTGAGCATTGGTATAACGCAATTAATTATTCAACTTACTGATGGTAACGGTATTAAATATGAAACGATGAGTTTCTTAACATTACCTCCTAAAGACGTCTTCTTAGCCTCAGTACTTATTGGATCATTGGGCGCAGTAATGGACGTCGCGATTACAATATCTAGCGGTATGTATGAAATCTTGCAACGTACGCCTGATATCTCACTATCACGTTGGGCATTAGCCGGACGTAACATTGGACAGGATATAATGGGTACAATGACAAATATATTGTTGTTCTCATATTTATCAGGTAGTTTAGCTATGTTCTTAATTTATTTGAAAAATGCTAACACCATTACGTACACCATTTCGATGAATTGGTCATTAGAAATTGCCCGTGCCTTAACAGGTGGTATTGGTATTGTCTTAACGATTCCAGTGACAATTGGTTTAATGGTGTTATGGCTTAAATGGAGAGGTGTTACACGATGA
- a CDS encoding YibE/F family protein, with amino-acid sequence MNAIFLLALILFALMIIFGGKKGLVSYLTLFLNFIILIISIIFIIFGMPIYLVSFIFCIVIAACNLFILNSYNTKTKAAFIGTITTTILLIIGIYLSVNLGHLQGFATEQQDETYIFSMNIGIDMVQFSVFTIILAVIAVVIDLTITISSPMYELNATNPNLSRTALFQSGMRVGREILATSANTIYLAYFGGQLTLFFWFFQLHYSFGHIINSKIFAQEFISILLGGIAVAISIPITAWITAFLIKHPKFNQKSQDDIPNTISENEV; translated from the coding sequence ATGAACGCAATATTTTTATTAGCACTTATTCTATTTGCGTTGATGATTATTTTTGGTGGTAAAAAAGGGCTTGTTTCCTACTTAACATTATTTTTGAACTTTATTATTTTAATTATTAGCATCATATTCATTATATTTGGCATGCCAATTTATCTCGTATCCTTTATTTTCTGCATTGTCATTGCAGCTTGTAACCTATTTATCTTAAATAGTTATAATACGAAGACAAAAGCTGCTTTTATCGGAACGATCACAACTACGATTCTATTAATTATTGGCATATATCTATCTGTGAACTTAGGTCACCTACAAGGTTTTGCGACTGAACAACAAGATGAAACATATATCTTTTCAATGAATATAGGTATTGATATGGTGCAATTTTCTGTTTTCACGATTATTTTAGCAGTCATTGCTGTGGTAATTGACTTAACGATTACAATTAGCTCACCAATGTATGAACTGAACGCAACTAATCCTAATTTGTCACGCACAGCACTATTCCAATCTGGTATGCGTGTAGGAAGAGAAATATTAGCGACATCTGCGAATACCATTTATTTAGCTTATTTCGGTGGCCAATTAACATTGTTCTTTTGGTTCTTCCAATTGCATTACTCTTTTGGACATATCATTAATTCAAAGATTTTCGCTCAAGAGTTTATTTCGATTTTACTTGGAGGAATCGCCGTAGCCATCAGCATTCCTATTACTGCTTGGATTACAGCATTTCTAATTAAACACCCTAAGTTCAATCAGAAGTCTCAAGATGATATTCCAAACACTATTTCTGAAAATGAAGTATAA